The Mercenaria mercenaria strain notata chromosome 1, MADL_Memer_1, whole genome shotgun sequence nucleotide sequence tttaattttaaaaggttATAAGCCTAAAAagagtaaattgtattttttgaaatttacatttccaACATAATGATTTTACCGTATTTATTCTTGATACCAtggatttctttttttaacagaTCTCAAAGTCAACAGTTGTTTGTTCAAAACACTTTAAAAAGGAGGACTATACAGGCTGGACACCCCTTAAAAAGAGGCTTAAGAAGGATGCAGTACCTAGCATTTTCGAATGGACAGATGACACAGAAccaagaagaattttaaaaagaacaCTAGTAACACCTCCAGGACCTAAATCTAAAAGGTACctataattgaaaaataattaaattattgcTTCACAATTTTCTTGTCATCCATTCTGTTTTGTATTGTACTTCAGTGATTTAAGCTTTCAGATATGAAATGaggagtttttttttcaaattctgttaaaaaatcttacatgtatcaattattttattttcagacaaaaatgtgaaacaatgaCAAGTTCGACAGAACCATCTACGAGTAGAGAAGAAACATTGACTGCAGTTCCACTCTATGTAGAACAAGaagaagaaatatcaaaattaaaggaTCAGTTGAACCAGAAAAATTATGAATGTGCTGCTTTAGAAAGTCAACTGAAACTTGAACGCTTCAATGTTAATCGATTTTCAAATGATGACACTATGATTCAGTTTTATACAGGATTTTCTTCATACATGATGTTCGTAACATTTTTTCAGTGTATTGAACCATCAGCAAGGAATATGTTGAGTAGATACTATGAAGCAGGAGAAACCATTAGTCTTGCAGGAAGGAAAAGAAGCATGTTGTTAATTGacgaatttttaatgtttttgtgtaGGTTGAGGGTTGGTCTCTTAGAACAAGATTTGAGTGTACGTTTTAATTCTACAATTCAAACAGTGAGTCAAAAAGTTGTTGCATGGGCAAACTACCTATATTTGTCTCTGGGACGAATACCAATATATCTTTCAAGGGAAGTTATAAATGCAAATATGCCACAGTGTTTTAAGGATGTATACCCCAAAACTAGGATTATAATAGACTGCACGGAAATTAAAACACAACAGCCATCTTCTCTTGTACTAAATTCCCAGATGTATTCAACATATAAAAGTGCTTGCACTCTTAAATGCCTTCTTGGGATTGCGCCTCATGGAGCAGTAACATTTGTGTCATCATTGTTTACAGGATGCATATCGGATGTAGAAATCACTAGACTGTCTGGTTTACTGGATCTCATCGAGCCAGGAGATGATGTGATGGCCGACAAAGGATTTACAATTAAAAATCTTTTGAATGAAAAACAAGCAACTTTAAATATTCCACCATTTTTAAGTTCGAAGAGGCAATTTACACAACATGAAATAAAGGAAACGGAACAAATTGCAAAATTAAGAATTCATATCGAACGAATGAATAGGAGAATTAAAGAGTATCATCTGTTTGATGTTCCTGTTCCATTGTCACTACTGGGATCGGCAAACCAGCTTTGGACTGTAGCTTGTCTCCTTTCTAATTTTAAAGGCCCAATTGTTAATGCCTGGAAATCGAACTGACTTGTCAAATAAAATGGTTGAAATAGAATTTGTCTACTTTGTTTTTCACTGTATTCCAGACATCCTGGTTAAAGTAAACTGCTTCCATATGATGATCATTTTCTGTCCAAACAAAAAAGTCACACCATTCTAGACCCGTACAAGCTAACTGTGCCAACACTTGATAGTAGTAATCATGATTTCTGTTTAAAGCTAATTGTCCTGTTACATCTTTTTTTAAACATGCGGCCTCTAAAACACTTGTAACTTGAGGGCATTTGATTTCCAACAGCCCAAATGGTGGATTTCTTGTCGGGTCATAGACCTTCCTGTCTGGACTTGCAGCTAACCAGGGTGCCCAAAAACTCACTACAACACCGCAAGGGTAAAGGTTTACACGGTTTTCACACACTTCAGCATACCTTTTGGCTGCCTGTGGTTCACAAGCTATACCACGTTTCATTGCTGCTGTTACTACTCGCCTTGTTGATTTTAATTGCTTTGCTAGCTTTTCATCATCTTTTCGCCTCTTATATACTCGACCAATATTGGAAGCTGTTATTCGGTGTTCTCGAATTCTAAACCAAAGA carries:
- the LOC123549883 gene encoding uncharacterized protein LOC123549883 translates to MTSSTEPSTSREETLTAVPLYVEQEEEISKLKDQLNQKNYECAALESQLKLERFNVNRFSNDDTMIQFYTGFSSYMMFVTFFQCIEPSARNMLSRYYEAGETISLAGRKRSMLLIDEFLMFLCRLRVGLLEQDLSVRFNSTIQTVSQKVVAWANYLYLSLGRIPIYLSREVINANMPQCFKDVYPKTRIIIDCTEIKTQQPSSLVLNSQMYSTYKSACTLKCLLGIAPHGAVTFVSSLFTGCISDVEITRLSGLLDLIEPGDDVMADKGFTIKNLLNEKQATLNIPPFLSSKRQFTQHEIKETEQIAKLRIHIERMNRRIKEYHLFDVPVPLSLLGSANQLWTVACLLSNFKGPIVNAWKSN